In Sporosarcina psychrophila, a genomic segment contains:
- a CDS encoding YppE family protein, which yields MNLQQKTEALLAVCKECFERHAQMRELDREPDFFIEVKPYADQYHTLLDEWTEEVSEFIKTAKPKYVHPIQIETLTDSMKQFIVQSFYQKTGKKRFILSINSAEYTLKTILDALRLEQEGDVR from the coding sequence ATGAATCTACAACAAAAAACTGAAGCGCTACTTGCTGTTTGTAAGGAATGCTTCGAGCGCCATGCGCAGATGAGAGAACTCGATCGGGAACCCGACTTTTTCATAGAAGTAAAACCATATGCAGATCAATATCATACGTTGCTTGATGAATGGACAGAGGAAGTATCTGAATTCATCAAGACAGCCAAGCCGAAATATGTTCATCCAATTCAAATTGAAACACTGACTGACTCTATGAAGCAATTCATCGTCCAGTCATTTTATCAAAAGACAGGTAAAAAACGTTTTATCTTATCGATTAATTCAGCTGAATATACGTTAAAAACAATTTTGGACGCACTACGTCTTGAACAAGAAGGCGATGTACGATGA
- a CDS encoding DegV family protein, giving the protein MATKIAWITDTAAQLDESFIRKHNVHILPLSIVFADVVFKETVDMTQEEFYDKLRVAKNPPKTSQPAIGEMVALYEKLQEQGYDCAIALHVSSGLSGTFDSSQTAAQMVDFKVYPIDSKIGSYPMIKMIEIGNELLEQGHDIKEVVAAIKKMTENSKLSFIPANLNQLHKSGRVSGTQAFLSNLLNIKVVISFEDGKPVMKEKVRANKRAKINVTDLLRSDMENSSIPEIAVIHCNNVMNAESWKEELLQEFPNLKVQVLPLSVCVGVHAGEGTTGLSWVRY; this is encoded by the coding sequence ATGGCTACGAAAATCGCTTGGATTACTGATACAGCTGCACAACTAGACGAATCTTTTATACGAAAACATAACGTACATATATTACCATTGAGTATCGTATTTGCTGATGTTGTTTTTAAAGAAACAGTCGATATGACACAGGAAGAGTTTTACGACAAATTACGTGTTGCCAAAAATCCCCCCAAAACATCCCAACCCGCTATTGGTGAAATGGTTGCCCTTTATGAAAAACTACAGGAGCAAGGCTATGATTGCGCAATTGCCTTGCATGTGTCTAGCGGCCTATCCGGCACATTTGATAGCTCGCAAACAGCTGCACAAATGGTAGACTTCAAGGTCTATCCAATTGACTCGAAAATCGGCTCCTATCCGATGATCAAAATGATTGAAATTGGCAATGAACTACTAGAACAGGGACATGACATTAAAGAAGTCGTTGCAGCCATCAAAAAAATGACGGAAAATTCCAAGTTATCCTTCATACCTGCTAATCTAAATCAGCTCCATAAAAGCGGTCGTGTCTCTGGAACACAAGCATTTCTAAGTAATTTGCTAAATATTAAAGTGGTCATCTCGTTTGAAGATGGAAAACCAGTGATGAAAGAAAAAGTTCGTGCCAATAAACGAGCTAAAATAAATGTGACAGATTTACTGCGCAGCGACATGGAAAATAGCAGCATCCCAGAAATCGCAGTGATCCACTGTAACAATGTAATGAATGCTGAAAGTTGGAAAGAAGAGCTATTGCAGGAATTCCCAAACTTGAAAGTACAAGTTCTCCCCCTCAGCGTCTGTGTGGGCGTACATGCAGGTGAAGGTACTACTGGGCTAAGCTGGGTGAGGTATTAA